Proteins from a genomic interval of Trichoderma breve strain T069 chromosome 2, whole genome shotgun sequence:
- a CDS encoding RPEL repeat domain-containing protein, which yields MADITEEPQALPVDETPISSVKTNSARKNSLSNYLKHRPERSELVEKNILPDSTAAPGLLAQQKELQKHMLGDKLNDKISHRPSPDALLKDGVLHEDPRSPEEKYAEAIEEEYAKREGGA from the exons atggcaGACATCACAGAAGAACCTCAGGCCCTCCCTGTCGACGAGACGCCCATCTCTTCCGTCAAGACCAACTCTGCCCGCAAGAACTCTCTTTCCAACTACCTCAAGCACCGACCCGAACGCTCCGAGCTGGTAGAGA AGAACATTCTCCCAGACTCTACAGCCGCACCTGGCCTCCTCGCTCAGCAAAAGGAG CTTCAGAAACACATGCTCGGAgacaagctcaacgacaAGATTTCGCATCGCCCTTCCCCCGATGCCCTCCTCAAGGATGGCGTCCTACACGAGGACCCCCGCTCTCCAGAGGAAAAGTacgccgaggccatcgaggaggagTACGCTAAGCGGGAGGGCGGCGCTTAA